The nucleotide window ACGGGCAGTTTCTGGCTGTTGATGACGACGTTGCGGTTGCGGATCGACACCTTGGCGTCGTAGGCCGCCTCGATCGACGACTGCTCGGCGCCGCGTTGTACGGCGCCGCCGATGTGGAAGGTGCGCATGGTCAGCTGCGTGCCCGGCTCACCGATCGATTGCGCGGCGATGATGCCGATCGCCTCGCCGATGTTGACGACCGTGCCGCGCGCGAGGTCGCGCCCGTAGCACTTGCCGCACACGCCGACTTTCGATTCGCAGGTGAGGACTGAGCGGATCTTGACTTGCTCGAGCCCGGCCTTGTCGATCTTTTCCACCTCCTCCTCGGAGATGAGCTGGCCGGCGACGACAACCTTGTCGCCCGACAGCGCGTCGATGACGTCGGTCGCCGCCGTCCGCCCGAGGATGCGCTCGCTAAGCGGCGAAATCACCTCGCCGCCCTCGACCACCGCGCGCATCGTCAGACCCTGTTTCGTGCCGCAGTCGATCTCGGTGACGATCGCATCCTGCGCCACGTCGACCAGACGCCGCGTGAGGTAGCCAGAGTTCGCCGTCTTGAGCGCGGTGTCGGCGAGGCCCTTGCGCGCGCCGTGCGTCGAGTTGAAGTACTCGAGCACGCTCAGCCCTTCCTTGAAGTTCGAGATGATCGGCGTCTCGATGATCTCGCCCGACGGCTTCGCCATCAGACCGCGCATGCCGGCGAGCTGCTTGATCTGCGCCGCCGAGCCGCGCGCGCCGGAGTGGGCCATCATGTAGACCGAGTTGATCGGCTCGCCCTTCTTCGGCTGGCTGATCGCCTTCATCATCTCCTCGGCCACCCGATCGGTGCAGTGCGACCAGGCGTCGACCACCTTGTTGTACTTCTCGCCCTGGGTGATGAGGCCGTCCTGGTACTGCTGCTCGTATTCGGTCACGCGCTCGCGCGTCTCATTGACCAGCTTGGTCTTCGCCGCCGGGATGACGAGATCGTCCTTGCCGAACGAGATGCCGGCCTTGCAGGCGTGGTGGAAGCCCATCGCCATCAGGCGGTCGGCGAAGATCACCGTCTCCTTCTGGCCGCAATGGCGGTAGACCACGTCGATGACGTTGCTGATCTCCTTCTTGGTGAGAAGCTGGTTGACCAGGCCGAACGGCACGTTCGGATGAATCGGCAGGATCTGCGACAGCAGCATGCGGCCCGGCGTGGTGTCGACCACCAGGGTCACCGGCGTGTTGCTGGCATCGACCGTCCGCAATCGGGCCCTGGCCTTCGCGTGCAGCGACACATGGCCGCTGAACAAGGCCTGCTCGATCTCGGCGATGTCGGTGAACACCGTCCCCTCGCCCGCCTCGCCCTCGCGCATCATCGTCAGGAAGTAGAGCCCGAGCACGATGTCCTGGCTCGGCACGATAATCGGCTTGCCGCTGGCCGGCGACAGGATGTTGTTGGTCGACATCATCAGCACGCGCGCCTCGAGCTGCGCCTCGAGCGACAGCGGCACGTGCACCGCCATCTGGTCGCCGTCGAAATCGGCGTTGAACGCGGTGCAGACCAGCGGATGAAGCTGGATCGCCTTGCCCTCGATCAGCACGGGCTCGAAGGCCTGAATGCCGAGGCGGTGCAGCGTCGGCGCGCGGTTGAGCAGAACCGGGTGCTCGCGGATCACCTCCTCGAGGATGTCCCACACCTCCGGACGCTCCTTCTCCACC belongs to Pseudomonadota bacterium and includes:
- the rpoC gene encoding DNA-directed RNA polymerase subunit beta' is translated as VEKERPEVWDILEEVIREHPVLLNRAPTLHRLGIQAFEPVLIEGKAIQLHPLVCTAFNADFDGDQMAVHVPLSLEAQLEARVLMMSTNNILSPASGKPIIVPSQDIVLGLYFLTMMREGEAGEGTVFTDIAEIEQALFSGHVSLHAKARARLRTVDASNTPVTLVVDTTPGRMLLSQILPIHPNVPFGLVNQLLTKKEISNVIDVVYRHCGQKETVIFADRLMAMGFHHACKAGISFGKDDLVIPAAKTKLVNETRERVTEYEQQYQDGLITQGEKYNKVVDAWSHCTDRVAEEMMKAISQPKKGEPINSVYMMAHSGARGSAAQIKQLAGMRGLMAKPSGEIIETPIISNFKEGLSVLEYFNSTHGARKGLADTALKTANSGYLTRRLVDVAQDAIVTEIDCGTKQGLTMRAVVEGGEVISPLSERILGRTAATDVIDALSGDKVVVAGQLISEEEVEKIDKAGLEQVKIRSVLTCESKVGVCGKCYGRDLARGTVVNIGEAIGIIAAQSIGEPGTQLTMRTFHIGGAVQRGAEQSSIEAAYDAKVSIRNRNVVINSQKLPVIMGRNCELVLIDENRRERARHRLPYGAKLIADEGAEVKKGQRLVEWDPYTLPVITEKEGTVEYVDLVEGVSVREIVDEATGISNKVVIDWRQQPKGAELRPRIMLRDKKGNVIKLASGLEARYFVSVDAVLSVDSGADVKAGDVLARVPRESRKTRDITGGLPRVAELFEARKPKDFAIISECEGVVEFAKDYKAKRRIVVRPSNGDTPVEYLIPKGKHISVQEGDFVQKGDPLMDGNPVPHDILRVLGIEALATYLVNEIQDVYRLQGVKINDKHIEVIVRQMLQKVEIADAGETTYLAGEQIDRPEFDEANAKANAEGLKPATGRAVLQGITKASLLTRSFISAASFQETTRVLTEASVVGKEDDLLGLKENVIVGRLIPAGTGSVMNRLKEIAAERDRELLAGKAETDGAGAEGATDGDAKAAAAKAPRARAAAGGRRRARTA